A single Flavobacterium sp. 1 DNA region contains:
- the sppA gene encoding signal peptide peptidase SppA, translating to MRFLGNVMATIIGIFVFFMLFFFGIVLIGAFFGGESEGIEVKSNSVIELNLEDISNDYAGKYKDPWMDVFSEKKNVGLTDIINAIGAAKTDSDVKGISILNQNSSLGLAQSKELREALNDFKKSGKFVMAYANDYSQRDYYLNSVANTIYLNPAGDLDFKGLSTEIMFFKDLQEKSGVKMEVIRHGKYKSAVEPFLENKMSDANREQTTALLNSVWSSVLADISASRNISIARLNEIATGLLARTPEMAKTNKLIDIVAYEDVYHQAIKKALNVATDEDYNKVYVTDYAQKIATTSILSETDNQIAVIYAQGEIQSGEGDVDVIGEGSMRRSFQEARKNKDIKAIVLRVDSPGGSALTSDLIWREIELTKKVKPVVVSMGNYAASGGYYIACNANTIFAEKNTITGSIGVFGVLPNFSQLSTKIGINTEQITTNENANYSPFVPLKEKYKKVTLEGIERVYKTFVTHVAEGRKMTFAQVDSIAQGRVWTGTEAKKIGLVDKIGNLNDAIKEAASLSKIKDYSTQNFPEYEKDFADIFAKLPFAKSKEALIKEEIGEENYFLLQQVKKVQLQKGIQARMPFEISIQ from the coding sequence ATGAGATTTTTAGGAAATGTAATGGCTACCATCATTGGTATTTTTGTTTTTTTCATGTTGTTTTTCTTTGGCATAGTGCTCATCGGAGCATTTTTTGGAGGTGAATCTGAAGGAATTGAAGTCAAAAGCAATTCGGTTATCGAATTGAACTTGGAAGATATATCAAATGACTATGCCGGAAAATACAAAGACCCTTGGATGGATGTATTTTCAGAGAAAAAAAATGTCGGCCTTACCGATATCATCAATGCTATTGGAGCAGCAAAAACAGACAGTGACGTCAAAGGAATATCTATTTTAAATCAAAATTCTTCTTTAGGTTTAGCCCAAAGCAAAGAACTTAGAGAAGCCTTGAATGACTTTAAAAAATCTGGAAAGTTTGTTATGGCCTACGCCAATGATTATTCCCAGAGAGATTATTATTTGAACTCTGTAGCCAATACCATTTATTTAAATCCGGCTGGAGATCTTGACTTTAAAGGATTATCGACTGAGATAATGTTCTTTAAAGACCTGCAGGAAAAATCAGGAGTAAAAATGGAAGTTATTCGTCACGGAAAATACAAAAGTGCCGTTGAACCTTTCCTTGAAAACAAAATGAGTGATGCCAATAGAGAACAGACCACCGCTTTGTTAAATTCTGTTTGGAGTTCAGTCCTAGCAGACATCTCAGCAAGCCGTAATATATCCATCGCACGATTAAATGAAATTGCTACCGGCTTATTAGCCCGTACTCCAGAAATGGCCAAAACCAATAAACTTATCGACATTGTCGCTTATGAAGATGTATATCATCAGGCTATCAAAAAAGCGTTGAATGTAGCCACTGATGAAGATTATAATAAAGTATACGTTACTGATTATGCTCAGAAAATAGCAACAACTTCAATACTTTCAGAAACAGACAATCAGATTGCAGTAATCTATGCGCAAGGCGAAATTCAAAGCGGTGAAGGTGATGTTGATGTAATTGGTGAAGGTTCAATGCGCCGTTCATTTCAAGAAGCGAGAAAAAACAAAGACATTAAAGCCATCGTGCTTCGTGTAGACAGCCCTGGAGGAAGTGCCCTGACATCTGATTTAATTTGGAGAGAAATTGAATTGACCAAAAAAGTAAAACCAGTTGTGGTTTCCATGGGGAACTATGCAGCATCTGGCGGCTATTATATTGCCTGTAATGCCAACACCATTTTTGCCGAAAAAAACACTATTACTGGTTCAATTGGAGTATTTGGAGTTTTACCGAACTTCAGCCAATTGTCTACCAAAATTGGAATTAACACCGAACAAATAACAACAAATGAAAATGCAAATTACAGCCCATTTGTCCCTTTGAAAGAAAAATATAAAAAAGTAACTCTGGAAGGAATCGAACGCGTATATAAAACTTTTGTAACACATGTTGCTGAAGGCAGAAAAATGACTTTTGCTCAAGTGGATTCGATTGCGCAAGGCCGTGTTTGGACAGGTACAGAGGCTAAAAAAATTGGTTTAGTAGATAAAATTGGAAATTTAAATGACGCTATAAAAGAAGCTGCTTCATTGTCCAAAATAAAAGACTACTCTACTCAAAACTTCCCAGAATATGAAAAAGATTTCGCAGATATATTTGCCAAACTTCCTTTTGCCAAATCAAAAGAAGCTTTAATCAAAGAAGAAATAGGTGAAGAAAATTATTTCCTTTTACAGCAAGTTAAAAAAGTACAGCTTCAAAAAGGAATCCAAGCCAGAATGCCTTTTGAAATTTCGATACAGTAA
- a CDS encoding AsmA-like C-terminal region-containing protein, with translation MLKKILKIVGIVLLLLTISLFAIPYFFKDQIKAKITEAINEKVDAKVSFADADLSLFKNFPKATVTLDKLLIINKAPFEGDTLVSLGELNLKMSIKELFKGKEEAMEIEGITSKNGFINIIFNKDGIGNFDIALKDNKPKEDTKSEPMSLKIQKYQIENFKFQYFDEASQMRMVIDSLNHEGTGDFSGSKLDLDTKSTAKVSFDMGKINYMKNIALSLDAVLGIDLEKSKYTFKENKALINQLPLEFDGFIQMVDAGQVYDLKFKTPTSSFKNFLGLIPAAYSSSLEGVKTTGDFTVNGFAKGMLTDTTIPKFNIAIASNNGSFQYPNLPKSVQSIVIDTKIVNETGIMNDTYVNLDKLSFRIDQDVFDAKANIKNISTNALVDAALKGTINLANLSKAYPIKLDKPLTGILKANVTTKFDMASVEKSQYQNINNAGTIGLTGFNYDDGNGKNMTISNALVQFNPSQVHLKQFNAKTGKSDLSVTGVLDNFYGFMFRKQELKGNFNLSSNQLAVSDFMTTSTAPAATAATTETKPAQSKKSEPLKIPAFLNCTLTAKANTVLYDNLTLKDVSGKMIIKDEKVTLENVKTSIFGGNIGASGSVSTKGKTPIFDMNLNLNQVDIQQSFTQLDMLKKIAPIAGIINGKINTAIKLNGNLDAAEMTPDLKSISGDLIGQLLSTTVNANNSTLLKALNSNLKFIDLNKVNLNDIKAALTFKDGKVNVKPFDIKYQDIKATIGGTHGFDQSMDYNIKFNVPAKYLGKEANAFIAKMSPADAAKFDNIPINALMTGSFSNPKISTDMKAAMTNLTMQLAKQQSDKLLKKGTSELDKLLNSSKKTDADTTKTSAQKEDIKKKAGDLINGLFKKKKTAEPTEPAKP, from the coding sequence ATGCTAAAGAAAATTTTAAAAATCGTTGGAATTGTATTGCTTCTGCTTACAATATCTTTATTTGCAATTCCTTATTTCTTTAAAGATCAAATAAAGGCTAAAATTACTGAGGCCATCAATGAAAAAGTGGATGCCAAAGTTTCTTTTGCAGATGCGGACTTGAGCTTATTCAAAAATTTCCCAAAAGCAACTGTAACCTTAGACAAATTACTGATTATCAACAAAGCTCCTTTTGAAGGAGACACATTGGTTTCTTTAGGCGAATTGAATTTAAAAATGTCAATCAAAGAATTGTTCAAAGGCAAGGAAGAAGCTATGGAAATTGAAGGAATTACTTCAAAAAACGGTTTTATCAATATTATATTCAACAAAGATGGAATTGGTAATTTCGATATTGCTTTGAAAGACAACAAACCCAAAGAAGACACCAAAAGTGAACCAATGTCATTGAAAATCCAGAAATATCAAATTGAAAATTTCAAATTTCAATATTTCGATGAAGCTTCACAAATGAGAATGGTCATTGACAGCTTAAATCATGAAGGAACAGGGGATTTTAGTGGTTCTAAATTGGATTTAGACACTAAATCAACGGCTAAAGTTTCATTTGATATGGGCAAAATCAATTACATGAAAAATATTGCCTTGTCACTGGACGCAGTTCTTGGGATTGATTTAGAGAAAAGCAAATACACTTTTAAAGAAAATAAAGCCTTAATCAATCAGTTACCGCTAGAATTTGACGGTTTTATTCAAATGGTTGATGCAGGACAAGTGTATGACTTGAAATTCAAAACACCTACTTCTTCATTCAAGAACTTCTTGGGATTGATTCCTGCTGCTTATTCTTCCAGTTTAGAGGGTGTAAAAACGACTGGAGATTTTACGGTTAACGGTTTTGCCAAAGGTATGCTTACAGACACGACCATTCCTAAATTCAACATCGCCATTGCTTCCAATAACGGATCTTTTCAATATCCTAACTTGCCAAAATCGGTTCAAAGCATTGTAATCGATACTAAAATTGTAAATGAAACGGGTATCATGAATGACACTTATGTTAATCTGGACAAACTTTCTTTTAGAATAGACCAAGATGTTTTTGATGCCAAAGCCAATATAAAAAACATAAGCACCAATGCGTTAGTTGATGCCGCTTTGAAAGGAACAATTAATTTAGCCAATCTTTCTAAAGCGTATCCAATAAAACTGGACAAACCGCTTACAGGTATTCTTAAAGCAAATGTAACTACCAAATTTGACATGGCTTCGGTTGAAAAAAGCCAGTATCAAAACATTAATAATGCAGGAACTATTGGCTTAACAGGATTTAATTATGACGACGGAAACGGTAAAAACATGACCATCAGCAATGCCTTGGTACAATTCAATCCAAGTCAGGTACATTTAAAACAGTTCAATGCCAAAACTGGAAAAAGCGACCTTAGCGTAACTGGAGTTTTGGATAATTTTTATGGTTTTATGTTTAGAAAACAAGAATTGAAAGGAAATTTCAACTTGTCTTCAAACCAGCTTGCTGTTAGTGATTTCATGACAACCAGCACTGCTCCCGCTGCAACAGCTGCAACAACTGAAACTAAACCTGCACAATCAAAAAAATCTGAACCACTGAAAATCCCAGCCTTCTTAAATTGTACGCTTACCGCAAAAGCCAACACGGTTTTGTATGACAACTTAACACTAAAAGATGTTTCAGGGAAAATGATTATCAAAGATGAGAAAGTAACCTTAGAAAATGTAAAAACATCCATTTTTGGAGGAAATATAGGTGCAAGCGGTTCCGTTTCCACAAAAGGAAAAACACCAATTTTCGACATGAATCTTAACTTAAACCAAGTGGATATTCAACAAAGTTTCACCCAATTGGATATGTTGAAAAAAATAGCTCCAATTGCTGGAATCATAAATGGAAAAATAAACACCGCCATCAAATTAAACGGAAATCTTGATGCAGCTGAAATGACTCCAGATTTGAAATCAATTTCAGGTGATTTGATCGGGCAATTGCTTTCTACTACCGTAAATGCTAATAACTCGACATTATTAAAAGCCTTGAATTCAAATCTGAAATTTATTGATTTAAACAAAGTAAACCTCAATGACATCAAAGCAGCTTTGACTTTTAAAGACGGGAAAGTAAACGTAAAACCATTTGACATAAAATATCAGGATATAAAAGCAACAATTGGCGGTACGCATGGTTTTGATCAAAGCATGGATTACAACATTAAGTTCAATGTTCCTGCTAAATACTTAGGCAAAGAAGCGAATGCCTTTATAGCGAAAATGTCTCCTGCTGACGCAGCCAAATTTGACAATATTCCAATAAATGCATTAATGACTGGCTCATTCAGCAATCCAAAAATATCAACAGATATGAAAGCAGCTATGACCAACTTAACTATGCAATTGGCCAAACAGCAATCGGATAAACTGCTTAAAAAAGGAACTTCAGAATTGGATAAATTGCTAAACAGCAGTAAAAAAACAGATGCTGACACTACTAAAACAAGCGCTCAAAAAGAAGATATTAAAAAGAAAGCTGGCGATTTAATCAACGGATTGTTTAAAAAGAAAAAAACGGCAGAACCTACAGAACCTGCAAAACCATAA
- a CDS encoding VOC family protein: MEDSKNKAEDTIPKVTGIGGIFFFSDNPAETREWYAKNLGFDVNEWGSTFESRNIAKPDEVNQLQWSPFKSGSEYFVPSKKEFMINYRVQNIEELVKNLRINGVTILDEMETFEYGKFIHIMDSEGNKIELWEPIDGVL, translated from the coding sequence ATGGAAGATTCAAAAAATAAAGCAGAAGATACAATCCCAAAAGTAACAGGAATTGGTGGAATTTTCTTTTTTTCGGACAATCCAGCTGAAACCAGAGAATGGTATGCTAAAAATTTAGGTTTTGATGTCAATGAATGGGGTTCAACTTTTGAATCTAGAAATATAGCCAAACCTGACGAAGTAAATCAACTCCAATGGAGTCCCTTTAAAAGCGGAAGCGAATATTTTGTGCCATCCAAAAAGGAATTCATGATTAATTACAGAGTCCAAAATATTGAAGAACTTGTGAAAAATCTAAGAATAAATGGAGTGACTATTCTTGACGAAATGGAAACGTTCGAATATGGAAAATTTATTCATATCATGGATTCCGAAGGAAATAAAATAGAACTTTGGGAACCAATTGATGGAGTGTTATAG
- a CDS encoding T9SS type B sorting domain-containing protein, which translates to MIMHLQNKLKNTILLLIFLSFQYINAQITLTNNVGTTLVKTDMVSCDESEGWSRVFKLSDFGIKPNEQFIIKSGQIGISKSNIKTDLYVTVYSVDADYPEFLATPYHTKILGTGSLGKTPIITGAPQIVQAEFETPIVVPAGIDRILVTISKSKDIYNPTFAEVLVAGTEVDKGESLYYGCSTRYTTVSTKNLAIPVPNANFFITVTGDAFDVKTSGLVTRLSHNICDDVIETGIHTCSGGAMFWARDFALKDFGISNNEEFVITSGQVGINNTSWGTEVTFNIYKIDDNFPASFSTADLIGSSQTQSVPYLGSTRDSRVIQVDFNTPIVIPAGVERILVEAYKGLVPNSLGIAFISGSAQDNGISWQRGCTNLAGGPTFGYDEYVNTALFGKPDANFYINVTGNVKNISNHFEMNFSNICSEFLKEFSVDDQSKVASIVWDFGDPASGVNNTSTDLSPFHDFSADGTYTVTAIVTAKDGTIETLTETIDAKEPPKAHGINNIHACESVAGTGISKSFDVSAITEQVLGGQIDKVVTFIDGKGNKYTSLPNPFTNTIKDRETITVRVSHKDNLCCYSETTFDLIVNPMPNLSTVSDLIVCDNDTDGFGQFNLKPLEKLIIGSSIDIKVEFYHENGQKIVTPLNVITNLIAKEEIVKVKAINTNTNCYNESTFKLKVRTLPTANPLQELLGCDNNNDGISEYFDTSNIESTVLGNQTGMKVSYFNAIGNQLLSPLPNPYTNTINSKETITVRVTNSLTNCYAETPLVLKTASQPRINKPANRYACDEGNGFASFDMSNIETEILGNQLGLKIMYFDSTGNHLPSPLPTVFKNTQSKFQTIKVKVENEMNSLCNAETSFDIIVNDLPNVKIDKTYILCNLETSLNVNVDNNLDGYSWKFQDGGIISNTYQADLVNAGNYVLTVSKFQNNISCENSFEFELIRSALPTITEVKYKELSENNFIEIIVADDGDFEYSLDGINYQASNYFYNIQGGNYIAFVRDKGGCGEDSKEVTVIDYPKFFTPNNDGYNDFWQIKGIRKYPNSKTSIFDRYGKLLIVLSSNDSGWNGFYNGKEMPSDDYWFKTNLDDKDVLSGHFTLKR; encoded by the coding sequence ATGATAATGCATCTCCAAAATAAGTTAAAAAATACAATTTTACTTCTAATTTTTCTCTCCTTTCAATATATAAATGCTCAAATAACGCTGACCAATAATGTTGGGACAACACTTGTAAAGACGGATATGGTTTCTTGTGATGAATCTGAGGGGTGGTCAAGAGTATTTAAATTATCGGATTTTGGCATAAAACCAAATGAACAATTTATCATTAAATCGGGACAAATAGGAATTAGTAAATCGAATATTAAGACAGATTTATATGTAACAGTGTATAGTGTTGATGCAGATTATCCAGAATTTCTCGCTACTCCATATCATACAAAGATATTGGGAACTGGTAGTCTTGGGAAAACGCCAATCATTACTGGTGCACCTCAAATTGTCCAGGCAGAATTTGAGACACCAATAGTCGTTCCTGCTGGGATTGATAGAATTTTGGTAACTATATCGAAATCTAAAGACATTTATAACCCAACATTTGCAGAAGTTCTTGTTGCAGGAACGGAAGTAGATAAAGGAGAATCTTTGTATTATGGCTGTAGTACGCGATATACTACAGTTTCTACTAAAAATTTAGCTATTCCTGTTCCAAATGCCAATTTTTTTATAACTGTAACTGGTGATGCTTTTGATGTAAAGACCTCAGGGTTAGTAACTAGATTGTCGCATAATATATGCGATGATGTTATAGAAACAGGTATTCATACTTGTTCGGGAGGTGCAATGTTTTGGGCAAGAGACTTTGCTTTAAAAGATTTCGGTATATCAAACAATGAAGAATTTGTAATTACTTCTGGACAAGTAGGAATTAATAACACAAGCTGGGGTACAGAAGTAACCTTTAATATTTATAAAATAGACGATAATTTTCCAGCTTCGTTTTCGACTGCAGATTTAATAGGAAGTAGTCAAACACAAAGTGTTCCCTATTTAGGCAGTACTAGAGATTCTCGAGTTATACAAGTAGATTTTAATACACCAATAGTTATTCCTGCAGGTGTCGAGAGAATTTTAGTTGAAGCTTATAAAGGACTTGTGCCTAATTCACTAGGAATAGCATTTATATCTGGTTCAGCGCAAGATAATGGTATTTCATGGCAGAGAGGATGTACAAATCTTGCAGGTGGTCCAACATTCGGTTATGATGAATATGTCAATACCGCCTTATTTGGAAAACCCGATGCAAATTTTTACATCAATGTAACGGGAAATGTAAAAAATATTTCTAACCATTTTGAAATGAATTTTTCAAATATCTGTTCTGAATTTTTAAAGGAATTTAGTGTCGATGATCAGTCAAAAGTAGCTTCAATTGTTTGGGATTTTGGAGACCCAGCTTCGGGAGTAAATAATACCTCTACAGATTTATCTCCGTTTCATGATTTTTCTGCAGATGGAACATATACAGTTACAGCTATTGTCACGGCAAAAGATGGAACAATTGAAACTTTAACTGAAACAATTGATGCAAAAGAACCGCCAAAAGCTCATGGTATTAACAATATCCATGCATGCGAAAGTGTTGCGGGTACAGGGATTTCGAAATCATTTGATGTTTCGGCGATTACAGAACAGGTTTTAGGAGGTCAAATCGATAAGGTTGTTACTTTCATTGACGGTAAAGGAAATAAATATACGTCATTACCAAATCCTTTTACCAATACTATTAAAGATAGAGAAACAATAACGGTAAGAGTAAGTCATAAAGATAATCTTTGTTGCTATTCTGAAACCACTTTTGATTTAATTGTAAATCCAATGCCAAACTTATCAACTGTTTCTGATTTAATTGTCTGTGATAATGATACAGATGGTTTTGGGCAATTTAATTTAAAGCCCTTAGAAAAATTAATTATAGGAAGTTCAATAGATATAAAAGTTGAATTTTATCATGAAAACGGGCAAAAAATAGTAACTCCATTAAATGTAATTACGAATCTAATTGCTAAAGAAGAAATAGTAAAAGTAAAAGCCATCAATACAAATACAAATTGCTATAACGAATCAACTTTTAAATTAAAAGTAAGGACGTTGCCAACAGCAAATCCTTTACAAGAACTTCTAGGGTGTGATAATAATAATGATGGAATTTCAGAATATTTTGATACTTCAAATATTGAGTCGACAGTTTTAGGGAATCAAACAGGAATGAAAGTTTCTTATTTTAATGCCATTGGAAATCAATTACTAAGTCCATTGCCCAATCCTTACACAAACACTATTAATAGCAAGGAAACGATTACCGTTAGAGTAACTAATAGTTTGACTAATTGCTATGCAGAAACGCCATTAGTTTTAAAAACAGCTTCTCAGCCACGAATTAATAAGCCAGCTAATAGATACGCTTGCGACGAAGGTAATGGTTTTGCCAGTTTTGATATGTCCAATATAGAAACTGAAATTTTAGGAAATCAATTAGGTCTAAAAATAATGTATTTTGATAGTACTGGAAATCATTTGCCAAGTCCCTTGCCAACTGTGTTTAAAAATACGCAATCAAAATTCCAAACTATAAAAGTAAAGGTTGAGAACGAAATGAACAGTCTTTGTAATGCTGAAACAAGTTTCGATATAATAGTAAATGACTTGCCCAATGTAAAAATCGATAAAACTTATATTTTATGTAATTTGGAGACTTCGTTAAATGTAAACGTTGATAATAATTTAGATGGTTATAGTTGGAAATTTCAAGATGGCGGTATTATTTCAAATACTTATCAGGCAGATTTGGTTAATGCTGGAAATTATGTACTTACAGTTAGCAAATTTCAAAATAATATTTCTTGTGAAAATAGTTTTGAATTTGAATTAATTCGGTCAGCCCTTCCAACTATTACAGAAGTAAAATATAAAGAGTTATCAGAAAATAATTTTATTGAAATTATTGTAGCAGATGATGGTGATTTTGAATATTCTTTAGACGGTATAAACTATCAAGCCAGTAATTATTTTTATAATATTCAAGGAGGAAACTATATTGCCTTTGTAAGAGATAAAGGAGGTTGTGGTGAAGATTCAAAAGAAGTTACTGTAATTGATTATCCAAAGTTCTTTACACCAAATAATGATGGATATAATGATTTTTGGCAGATAAAAGGCATAAGAAAATATCCGAATTCTAAAACATCGATCTTTGATAGATACGGGAAGTTATTGATAGTATTATCTTCTAATGATTCAGGATGGAATGGTTTTTATAATGGAAAAGAAATGCCGTCTGATGATTATTGGTTTAAGACTAATCTTGATGATAAGGATGTTCTTTCTGGACATTTTACACTAAAACGATAA
- a CDS encoding DUF2797 domain-containing protein, translating into MTYQGVLSKMQTEFGNPIQYYLVFENSFLNMNQLLNKELEIHFEGYQCLNCGKKKKIFRQGFCYDCFYSSPAVGDWIMKPELSTAHLGIADRDLDYEQKVQLQPHIVYLALSSEVKVGVTRKTQMPTRWIDQGATQAISIVEVPNRYLAGITEVALKNHYVDKTNWRKMLQNDVVPTDLIAEKLKVENLIPAEVHEFYHLDKNDLYEMHFPVLNYPKKIASLSLDKTPHFKGKLTGIKGQYLIFEDGTVFNVRGFEGYVVSIDV; encoded by the coding sequence ATGACATACCAAGGAGTACTTTCTAAAATGCAAACCGAATTTGGGAATCCCATCCAATATTATCTGGTTTTCGAAAACAGTTTTTTAAACATGAATCAGCTTTTAAACAAAGAGCTTGAAATTCATTTTGAAGGATATCAGTGTTTGAACTGCGGTAAAAAGAAAAAAATATTCCGTCAGGGATTCTGTTATGACTGTTTTTATTCAAGTCCAGCGGTGGGGGATTGGATTATGAAGCCCGAATTGAGTACAGCACATCTTGGTATTGCCGACCGTGATTTAGACTATGAACAGAAAGTACAATTACAGCCTCATATTGTTTATTTGGCTTTGTCCAGCGAGGTCAAAGTAGGAGTGACCCGCAAAACGCAAATGCCAACGCGATGGATTGACCAAGGAGCTACGCAGGCAATTTCAATTGTAGAAGTACCCAACCGATATTTGGCAGGAATTACCGAGGTGGCGCTCAAAAATCATTATGTCGATAAAACCAATTGGCGTAAAATGCTCCAGAATGATGTCGTGCCGACCGATTTAATCGCCGAGAAATTAAAAGTGGAAAACCTTATTCCAGCTGAGGTTCATGAATTTTATCATTTAGATAAAAACGACTTGTACGAAATGCATTTTCCGGTTTTGAATTACCCCAAAAAAATAGCCAGCTTAAGTCTGGATAAAACGCCTCATTTCAAAGGTAAACTGACAGGTATCAAAGGACAGTACCTCATTTTTGAAGACGGAACTGTTTTCAATGTTCGCGGTTTTGAGGGCTATGTAGTTTCGATTGATGTTTAG
- a CDS encoding GH3 auxin-responsive promoter family protein, producing the protein MPLAIINSIASWFLKQRIHQIELFLKYPNEVQEELLMNLIRSSEETVYGKQYDYASIKSYKTFTDRVPISSYEDLEPYIERTRQGEQNVLWETPIKWFAKSSGTTNAKSKFIPVSSEALEDCHYKGSKDLLCLYLNNNEESEMFVGKSLRLGGSSQIYENNNTFFGDLSAILIENMPIWAEFSSTPSSKISLMSEWETKMSAIIKETINENVTSFAGVPSWMLVLMNKVLEETGKTNLMEVWPNLEVYFHGGVSFDPYRDQYQKILPQNQFKYYEIYNASEGFFAIQDLNNSSDLLLMLDYGIFYEFIPMDTFGTPDQKAVRLADVELFKNYAMVITTNGGLWRYLIGDTVRFTSLNPYRVRVTGRTKHHINVFGEELMVENTDQAIAKACKITQTEVVDYTVAPIFMKDKQKGAHEWIIEFKQEPKDIVAFQKILDETLQSLNSDYEAKRYNNMTLNPLVLNVARERLFYDWLKKNDKLGGQHKIPRLSNKRDYLEQLKKMQNLINS; encoded by the coding sequence ATGCCCTTAGCAATTATAAATTCTATCGCTTCTTGGTTCTTGAAACAAAGAATTCACCAGATTGAGCTTTTCCTGAAATATCCTAATGAAGTTCAGGAAGAATTGCTGATGAATTTAATCCGTTCCTCTGAAGAAACAGTTTATGGCAAGCAATATGATTATGCTTCGATAAAATCATACAAAACTTTTACTGACAGAGTTCCTATTTCTTCCTACGAAGATTTGGAGCCTTATATTGAACGCACCCGTCAGGGAGAACAAAATGTGCTTTGGGAAACTCCTATAAAATGGTTTGCCAAATCGAGCGGTACTACTAATGCCAAAAGTAAATTTATCCCCGTAAGCAGTGAAGCGCTCGAAGACTGCCATTACAAAGGAAGCAAAGATTTGTTGTGCCTGTATTTGAATAACAATGAGGAATCTGAAATGTTTGTGGGCAAAAGTCTGCGTTTGGGAGGCAGTTCACAGATTTATGAAAACAACAATACTTTTTTTGGGGATTTGTCTGCAATTTTGATTGAAAACATGCCTATTTGGGCAGAATTCAGCAGTACCCCAAGCAGTAAAATTTCTTTAATGAGCGAATGGGAAACCAAAATGAGCGCTATCATCAAAGAAACCATAAATGAAAATGTAACGAGTTTTGCTGGTGTTCCTTCTTGGATGCTGGTCTTAATGAATAAAGTCTTGGAAGAAACCGGAAAAACAAACCTGATGGAAGTTTGGCCCAACTTGGAAGTGTACTTTCACGGAGGTGTAAGTTTTGATCCCTACAGAGATCAATACCAAAAAATATTGCCGCAAAACCAATTCAAATATTACGAAATATACAATGCTTCCGAAGGCTTTTTTGCCATTCAGGACTTGAATAATTCCAGTGATTTATTGCTGATGCTGGACTACGGAATCTTTTATGAATTTATTCCTATGGATACCTTTGGCACACCAGACCAAAAAGCAGTTCGGCTGGCAGATGTCGAATTATTCAAGAACTATGCAATGGTTATCACAACCAATGGCGGTTTGTGGCGCTATTTAATAGGCGATACTGTTCGATTTACTTCTCTGAATCCTTACCGCGTTCGGGTAACGGGGCGCACCAAACATCACATCAATGTTTTTGGCGAAGAATTAATGGTCGAAAACACTGATCAGGCTATTGCCAAGGCCTGCAAAATTACTCAAACCGAAGTCGTCGATTATACGGTTGCTCCCATCTTCATGAAAGACAAACAAAAAGGAGCTCATGAATGGATAATTGAATTTAAGCAAGAGCCAAAAGATATTGTAGCTTTTCAAAAAATTTTGGACGAGACTTTACAGTCCTTAAACTCCGATTACGAAGCCAAACGCTATAACAACATGACTCTTAATCCGCTAGTACTTAATGTTGCTAGAGAGCGATTGTTTTATGATTGGCTCAAAAAAAATGATAAACTGGGAGGTCAGCACAAAATTCCAAGATTATCTAACAAAAGAGATTATCTCGAACAATTAAAGAAGATGCAAAATTTAATTAACTCCTAA